ACACTTGCCAATTCTGTAGAGAGAGCAAAACCAAGCAAGCGTTCTAATGCAGGTTCAGATGAGGAAGAGGAACCATATGACCAAAATGCTGTACCGACTGATTTCACTAGCAGAGAAGCTAAGGTTTGGGAGGCTAAATCAAAAGCTACAGAAAGAAAttggaagaaaaggaaagaagaagaaatgattTGCAAAATATGTGGAGAATCAGGTCACTTTACTCAGGTATAGGTGTCATTTATCTGAAATTGactaatatgaaaattttaatatttgctTCATGCACCGATGCATAAATACATACTATGCATGTTTGTATATTTAGATTGGTTATTTCCTGTATTAGCTACAAATTGCTTTTAGTTTTTGGTAGATTTGCTGGCATGTGCTTAACAGAGGCACAAGAGACCATTACATTTTTCATACCTTTTAAGATTGTCCGGGTTTTCATTCTTACACCCTAGCTTCCTACTTTATTTTCAGGTTCACATTAGCCTATTCCAGGCCACCTTGGACCTTAGTAATATTAGATTTGCGCATGCtgaagtttttctttattttattgtgtCTTGAGTTTGGTTCAATCAATGCAGATTCTCCACTCCACCACCTCTTTCTATCAAACATGGAACTTTGTTTTGCAATGAAAACAGAGACATGCATTCAGAATGGTGGAGggagattttcatttttcttaccattaattttctttttttgagaacttttttttcttttctattcaatCCTATGTCACCTGGTACATATATAGGGGTGCCCCTCTACTCTCGGAGCAAATCGAAAGTCTCGAGATTTTATTGAAAGGGTACCTGCTAGAGAAAAGCATGTCAAAGCACTTTTCACAGATAAAGTCTTACAAAGGATTGAAAAGGAAATTGGTTGCAAAATTAAAATGGAggagaaatttataattgtcAGTGGCAAGGATAGGTTAATTTTGGCAAAAGGTGTGGATGCAGTGCACAAAGTTATCAAGGAGGAGGGTAATCAGAGAGGTTCATCTAATTCTCACAGGAGCAGATCTAGGTCACCTGAACGAAGTCCTGTTGGTAAACAGTTGCGACGCTTTGAATCCCAAAGGTCTCATCCGGGGCCGCATAATGCATCACAGTATCACCAACGTTTTGGTAGGCAAGATAAGGTTGTAGAAGACCATGTTCCTGAGGATCTTCAGAAATTTTCGAAGAGTTCTCCACAAGGTAGGGACAGCATAGGATATCTTTACGGCATCCATAGAAAGCTGGTAATTCCATGCTCATAGTTTGTTAGGTCCTTAGAGTCATTTTATATGACCTCTAACAATTGAATTCCAACATTGAATTCTTAATGATTCTGCTTGTTGCTGATCATATGTCTGCAGCAATAGTTAAGCTCTTATGTTCAAGCATTATGTGTTCAAATCTGAAGTACTTTTGTGAGTGGGTCTGGATTGATTGGACTGTCtctaaatgaaattatttactGAAAGCATATCTGGATTGCTACGAATCAATTCACTGTGCGAATATAAGATTGTATGTCTATTTAAAGATACAATCTATGCTAGCATCTTGAATCAAGTGCTTAACATTACATTCCTTTCATGAAGCTCATGGTAATGATGGAGCTAGAAGTCGTTCAAGCCATTCTAAATCTCCTGGTGGTCCCCCTTATACTGGCAACTTGAATAATCCATATGATGATCATAATCAGAGCATGGTTGGTTATAGGAATAATGGATGGAATAGTGAGAGACGAGGATCTGATATGCATTCAAGTCGTCAGATGGAACACCAAACCTTTTCGCAGACATTGGAAGATTTAGAGTTGGAGTATAAGAGGGAAGCTATGGAACTTGGGAGAATTAGGGACAAggaggaagatgaagagaatTACAAACATCGCGAGGtatgtattttattaagttCAGTGTCATGCATGCTTCTTGTGATAATTACATCAACTAAACACCCTGGCtctttgtttgtattttatgttaataacTTTGAAACTGCTGGATATCTTGGCTCCAATTCACATGTAGTCAAAGGACTCT
This sequence is a window from Mangifera indica cultivar Alphonso chromosome 5, CATAS_Mindica_2.1, whole genome shotgun sequence. Protein-coding genes within it:
- the LOC123217353 gene encoding uncharacterized protein LOC123217353 isoform X1, which gives rise to MAKRPDLDDDDDDDFSELYKEYTGPPGTTLANSVERAKPSKRSNAGSDEEEEPYDQNAVPTDFTSREAKVWEAKSKATERNWKKRKEEEMICKICGESGHFTQGCPSTLGANRKSRDFIERVPAREKHVKALFTDKVLQRIEKEIGCKIKMEEKFIIVSGKDRLILAKGVDAVHKVIKEEGNQRGSSNSHRSRSRSPERSPVGKQLRRFESQRSHPGPHNASQYHQRFGRQDKVVEDHVPEDLQKFSKSSPQAHGNDGARSRSSHSKSPGGPPYTGNLNNPYDDHNQSMVGYRNNGWNSERRGSDMHSSRQMEHQTFSQTLEDLELEYKREAMELGRIRDKEEDEENYKHRETIREMRENYTKKLTHLRGMHAKQWEDFLQIEAQRRQQQVQEQMPISGFGGYKQHNYSNYDGSSTNTHFAGASVPMDSRGRYTNPVENYHPSRSHDSYGGFQSQRREDFGKTYNRY
- the LOC123217353 gene encoding uncharacterized protein LOC123217353 isoform X2, whose product is MICKICGESGHFTQGCPSTLGANRKSRDFIERVPAREKHVKALFTDKVLQRIEKEIGCKIKMEEKFIIVSGKDRLILAKGVDAVHKVIKEEGNQRGSSNSHRSRSRSPERSPVGKQLRRFESQRSHPGPHNASQYHQRFGRQDKVVEDHVPEDLQKFSKSSPQAHGNDGARSRSSHSKSPGGPPYTGNLNNPYDDHNQSMVGYRNNGWNSERRGSDMHSSRQMEHQTFSQTLEDLELEYKREAMELGRIRDKEEDEENYKHRETIREMRENYTKKLTHLRGMHAKQWEDFLQIEAQRRQQQVQEQMPISGFGGYKQHNYSNYDGSSTNTHFAGASVPMDSRGRYTNPVENYHPSRSHDSYGGFQSQRREDFGKTYNRY